The genomic stretch agggccaatttttctggtgatgtttgaggtgaggtgacgtgaggaattttttaatttttttaggtGAAGTGAGGAAAGATTTCAAAAACAttttgaggtgaagtgaggaaaACTATGGGAAAAATTTTTGatgtgaggcgaggaaaaatttatgaacGCGCCCCCACTTTATGTAAACTTTTCTcgcgcgtacacgggatatctttccttctttccgcagcttctgtctctcatctgggcggggactgccctcctctctcgccgctgatctgacgcAGACTTTGCGCGTCATTCGCATACCCGCAACTGAACCTGAATTTccgcgcaacttttacgggtataacaatcgttccacgaagcgttttctatGATTGACTAGGCTAAATCCTccagcaagaagaaaaaaaaaaaaagaataacgttacattgactaagcaatttatttatttaatatagtttatttatttatttcatcacACAAGTGATTAGGAGCAGAGGCTAAAAAGTCACAGGAGACTTGACAAGGCCTTTACCCCCTACAGCAGCACATTAAATAATCACAATGTATGCAACACTATGCACAATGGTAAACAAGCACAGAAATGTCACTCAATCATCAATAATAGAGATCAGCTTCGAACCTTACTCATGCTACAGCAATGTAACGTTTATATACACTAGTGATTATTCTAAATTACAAAAGTATGTTAGCAAATCATTTCTATGTAAAGACAGCAGATCGCATGTATTATCATTGAGTAGTCTAACTAAATTATATTGCAACCTGTGGAACTTTATATGTTAAAGGGTGGCGGTAATTGTAAACAGGATTAGTATTTCTAAGCTCGCTTCGTCCAGGAGGTCACTTAAGTTTTCCTTAATTGCCCTTCGGTACGCCAGGATGAGCCTATAGCAATAAAGGTTGTGAATTCTGGGTATGCGATACTTCTCGAATAGCCCCACTGTCGTATAGTTGTAGCTTACATCTTCTAGAATACGTAAGAATTTCTTTTGGAGGATCAGTAGTTTAGAAAGTGAATGCCTGGAAGTTGTTCCCCAAGCTAAGCGCGAGTTGATGTGCGCGTTGTATATTGATTTTAGTGCCTGACGTGAGAGAAACATCGGTGCAGTATTCCCAAAATGGAGCAAATCCTGAAACGAACGTACTGTATGTGGGCATCCCAAGAATGTGGCTGAAGTGCACACCCAGAACCTTGACAGAATCAACTATGTCAACCGTTCTCCCATTTAAGTAGAGGCAATTCTGTAGATTAATATTCTTATTTCTTGGTCGGAAAACAATTGCTTTTGTTTTGGTGGGGTTTAGTTTCAGCATGTTCGCTTCAGACCATGTCAACAAATTGTGCAGTAACAAATTCGCTCTTGCGATTAATTCGTTAATATCCGTTCCAGAGAGAAACATGCTGGTGTCGTCAGCGTAAAGCACAAACTTGGTCCGGGAGCAGAGATTAACGACGTCATTAATATAGATGTTAAAGAGGAGGGGTTCCAGCAAACTACCTTGCGGAACTCCACGCGTAATAGGGCGTGGTGATGGCCGATGGTTGTGAATAACTACGGTTTGAACTCTGTTACTGAGGTAAGATTGAAGTAGGGACCGTGCTGAGCCCCGTACAGCATAGCACGAAAGTTTTTGTATTAAAGTACTGTGATTTAGACAGTCAAATGCTTTGGAGTAATTAGCGAAAATGCCAAGTGTGAGTTCATGAGTCAAGTTCAtttcatgagttcaatttcgaaaatgtatttcaatggcaaattgatgaaactatttgtaCTTGGTGACAAACTGAATGTGcagaagaaagttgtttaccccatatttttccgttaagccgttttcttataatggtcaaatgacacgtttcgtgcccCACACTGTATGCGTTCACGCTTGAgatatatgcatttacattggcagtcactcaaaACCAACGCGCATCGGATACACAATCTTCACATCGAATACAGaaatagctttaaaaaattgAGCTGAAgggaggtgaggaaaatttcgaaaaacattttgaggtgaggtgaggaaaatttttcaataaaaaattaaggtgaggtgacgaaaaattttcaaaaaaatttttaggtgaggtgagatgaggaaaatttttctcccaggaaattgaggtgagggcggggctagtgaggacaaacgcccacctctgggTATGCTGGACGTATAGGTGgaacaagagagacaagctgctCCGTGCACACCTAGGTATTTCTGGAAGGATACGTGCAAGAGCGGAACATTAGCAACGTTATATGAATAAAGTAAACCAGGCCTAGCGCGCGAGAAAGATACGATTTTACACTTGTCAATGTTAGCGACATTTCTCAAGTTGAACACCAATGAACTATTTTCCAAGAAATATACATTTTGAAGAATAGTAGGATCGGCTGAGGAAGTACTCTTTCGATAGATGACACAGTCGAATGTTAGAATTACGTGATGATTAAGTGATGGGAAGGTCGTTACTGTAGACGAGGAACAAAAGGGGGCACAAAACAGAGCCCTGCGGTATGCAAAAGGTAACGTTATCGTCAAAAGTAACATTGTCAAAAAATCGTCTTAACTTTTCGTATCTTGCTTCACGCCAAAAGTTAAAGGTAGAAACGTCAGCTTACCTTTCAGGCGAGGGAGACACGGCGGTCACATTCCTGGCAATTAAAACCTTTCCCAGACAAAAAATGACAGTTTTAAATATTCCTTTTTTCCCCGGACAATTACAGAGTGGAATGAACTGCCACAGGCTGTAGATGACTCTCCTACACTGCAATCCTTCTGCCACAATGTATCATGCTTTATCAATTCAATTTGTATGTGcttatttttgtgttttgttttgtgttcttttttgttgttgtgtgttagcgctgcgaagcaactgtggctatgagcggcgttcagacgtggacagatagagggaggacagcaggaatttTGTGTTCCCACTCCTACTTAGGCCCGATGAAGGCCAGTAGTATTtctaaaataaaaataaaaaataaaaaaatgttctGATGAGTGTGGCGGAAAGACCCATTACGGGTATGCAGCATCACTCTCCTTGGGGGGCCAGATCAAACCCCTCTGATAGACCTATTAGTGTGCCGTACATACACCGCATTGCCCACGCTATTCAGAGAATGGGTTCCAGGTttggaaaaaaatgttgtgttCACTAAGACTACAAAGATTGATCCATGTGCTCCAAGGTGCTCCATGGTTAACAACAAAAGATCCCCTGCATCATGTGGTGTCCGCCGCTGATTGCCTTTTGTTAAATGTTCCCTGGAGTGTATTTACAGCATACCCCTCTCTTGCCGAAAACTCTATATTGAACAGACTGGGAGATACCTCAGCATTCGACTTGATGAACACGCAGCATCGCTTTGGAAAGCACTTTCGGGGTATTTGGCCGTCCATTGTAACGACTGCCGTTCCTGCTCCCCCAGCTTTAGTCACACGACCACTTTCCACAAAAGCGCGGAACGCCCTGTAACACGAGGTGCTGCATGCATTATCTCACTATCCAGTTCATTAACTGATTTGGAGAAAGTGTACATGGCAGATCGCTGATAACACTCGCTACTTCCCTTGTGTTCATTGATACGGTATCACTAGCTGGCTCGCACGTGCTTAAAGTTACCACATTTATGTTGTTTAAAATTTGGCACCGCCCCATATCTTGCGTATTTATATCTGTGTTTCAGAGTAAAACCCCAGTTGAGAGTCTCCTGGTGCTTGTGTGGTTCCTGCCTTGTCGTCATTCTTTGCAGCAGCGATTCTATTATGtttatgtaccaactaccctgGTATAGACCTTTGATACACTCAAActcttgtagaggaggtggtgttcctctacatgagtcctgaccggcgatggtggaaggtcccagcgggcagatggtcgtggcctcacgctaggacggtgccggtagaactgctgtgccagcgccgtagcacgtggcagcagaggcacgtcttcgtcatcacacacgggccgccacatcactccccccctcagacgcggagcggtgtagagctggcggttgagggccgcgtcgatacatgaagaggaggaagacgggcgacacgtaGTACAGGGACTgctggtcttgcgtcttgtgTTGAGTGGGCAGaagagctggccgggagggttccaggggcgggctgAAGCGGAGAGCAGAGTAGGCAGGTAGGCAGAACGTAATGCAGGATGGAGCGACAGAACcacgaccggttcgtgagcggtgAGCTCGTAGTGTCGCCAAGAAGAGTGCCGGGGAAGACCAtcgcgaagcacggggagaccgggagaaGAACtcggtggcctccgtgcgtgtccccggtggaacgttggttaCTGTGCCTCTTGAGCGCCATTGGATGGGCTGCCAGCACCCTGTatcgaagcctggtgggaaagcaaggcgggcagggttcttgggactggcatgacgatgaggatggggCCATGCAGCcgcagcggcgtaccgcgaccggtatgggagcgtgatgctcgtgaaggtgccgctggtgaatgcccgaggagtgccatcgcgaAGCATGTGGCGACGTGATGCAGAGCGAGAGACCATGGCGATGCGAGCTGAGTAGATGAGCGAGCTGAGTAGAACCATGGTGTTGcgcggccgggcgttgcgatgagtggagccgcggtgaattggcgtcgtcgcctagcggttcctcggtagaacgttgcaccgtaccttcggaggtgggcttgcagtaatttgggatggtgcttggccgaattatgccgaacatggtgttcgttgttcgggtcaccaaatgtagaggaggtggtgttcctctacatgagtcctgaccggcgatggtggaaagtcccagcgggcagatggtcgtggcctcacgctaggacggtgccggtagaactgctgtgccagcgcagtagcacgtggcagcagaggcacgtcttcgccatcacacacgggccgccacactcTCTACTGACCTCGTCGAACTCCGCTACTGAGAACGCAGTATGTACTGTACGTAGGGGTGATACTTTTAGGGGCGTTTTGCCCCAGAGCACTTGTACGTGTCACGTGACATGATGCTACTGCTCGATATAATATTTGTAAATGAGAAGTGTAGACAGCAGCTGCAGCTCCTACTCTATCGTCttagcgtacgtaaggaataacgtggtggttctgcgcactgtgcgaagctctctgtgttttgcgcgtgcgcagaaccaccaacactATCCCTTgagtacgcaaagacgatagcgtacgatgcagtaAAACTCCCTCTTGCCCACGCACGGTGGCGAAGGGAGCGCTGTGCTTACGACTTACACGTGCATGACCCAATGGGAGCCGGGAAGACTTCTGGCTGAAACAGTAGATATTAGTCTTTATATGTGGACTCACGGATTGTTGTTTTTGGTattgctgtttttcttttcttgtttttattctGAGCGAACAAGATCACAACAGCATCAATAGTGGGTTTTAGTGCATGTTTTAGCAACCAACCACCAACTCTTACGTACGCTATAGCGTACGTAAGAGCTggtggttggttggtggttggctGGCGGTTCGttgcgttggtggttctgcgcacgcgcaaaacgtaaagagagcttcgcgcattgcggaTGACCACGACGCTataccttacgtacgcaaatctatagcgtacgatgcactaacaCCGTCTAACGTATTGATGGCCGACTGTTAGCTGTGCAAATGCCTCCTCTAAAAAGATGCCTGCCGTAGCTCTCCCACAGGGAGGccaccagggatttccctacaccctccctgcatttttgcaccccccctgaaatttctcaggtgaccccaaccaACTCGGCCACCAGCACGTTCTACTGGTAGTgggtccggcgcagcgaattacatcatgtactgtcaaacttgggctgtaggaccacagccaTGCAGATGATGGTAGCATACATTTCTCtcaaatcatttgaaagtgactgtttaatatgcatatattgcgcgcatatacgagcaaaaatgcatgcgggcacgcaaactcaatgtggatcatgaagaaccatttgcgcccaactcaatcaagcgaggtattctgcttttttcgtctaaggttttcaccatttgttgctaggtattcattgagcttcgtgaaacAAGGtgctagttttttttcttcgtcgGTCGTgtcattatgcatcttaatgttgaaatgccgttcataatgaatctgtattctagtgtactgtgttctaacatgCACatataaaacgggaaagctgtgcagatatgtcaccattgtgccacgattctttccgtgtctaagaaaaattccgtaggcggaaccttcaccaagcataccccccccccagCAATGAATTTCTGGGGACATCACTGGAGGCCACTGCGAGAGTTTTCCGGCCGCGCCAAGTGTGTCGCCACGGTAGTATCGTTTGGGGCGCCATCACTTCACAAGACTCCTTCACCATGAAAACAAAACCCGActtaatatataatatataatataaacCCGAAGCTGGCTGATGAAATCAAAGAGATTCTCAGTGCTGAATGCCCTTCACGTCCAGACCTCGAGTTGAAGCTTTCTCTCCTTACCGCGAAGGCCACCGTACTCGCAGGTATGGACAGCGAAATAGCGGTGCTGGTCGACGATCAAGAGATTGATGCTGAGGCGCAAGGTTGTGATCAGTACCTGGAAACTATCGCTCAGGCAACATTCAGTGCCAATCGACACCTCTCGCAATGCGTCGTACAGTTGCCTTCAAGCGCCCATGACAGGCCATCCATCTCTAACGGAACAGTGGCCCCACGTCCTCCCGCAACCGGGCCACGCGTGCCCAAACTTCGGATTGACTCGTTTGCGGGAGAGTTATCAGCATGGCAATCGTTCTGGGATCAATTCAACTCCGGTGTGCACGAGAATTCGTCTCTGTCGGCGATAGCAAAATTTCAATATCTGCGTTCGCTTGTGAAGGGAAAGGCTGAACTGGCAATCAAGGGACTCGACTTGACTGCGGACAATTATCCGGCAGCCATCAGTATCTTAAACCAACAGTTCGGCAATCGGGATCGACTCATCACAGAGCATATGGGACAGCTTTTAGAACTCCCTCATGTAAGATCATCTGACGACGTGACGAAGCTCCGCTGCCTTCATGACACTGTAAGAGTACGGATGCGGAATTTGAATAGCTTACAAGTTCCCGAGAGCGCTTACAGCATAGTACTTATGACGGCGCTGCTACAAAAGCTCCCACCGGACATGGAGCTAGAGTATTATCGGCATCACGCGCAACAGCTATCTGGAACCGTGGCCAGGCACGTAGCAACTGAATCACGAGAGGTTCCTCCGGTAGCCGACACCGGTACTCTTGACTCTCTAATTTCCTTCCTTCAGCGAGAAATAGAGCACCGAGAACGAATGGTGCCACGGAAAAGGGAAGCTACATCTCATCAGGCGGACTCTCTTTCATTTTGCCCGACCCCTAAAATCGCTTCTGCCGCAGCGCTCAATACCATCGCTGACTCGACAATTCGAGAGCGAAAGCCCTTTCCGTGTCTCCTTTGTGGATCCAACGATCATTCCGTTGCAAATTGCGTTATCACCACCACCCCAGAGCGAAAGCTTGTAAAATTGCGACAAGCGGGATGCTGTTTCAAGTGTGGCAAACCACGGCATCTGGCTAAAGACTGTCGCACTGCCAAGCGACTTTCCTGTTCAAACTGTACCGGCAAACACTTGACATCCTTGTGTTGCAAGAACGTGCAAGCTACGCATGCATCATCGGTGGATTACGCGATTAGCTCAGATCAGCATGACTTACCGCCCCCACCTCTTGGGAATTCCTTGCATGACGGCGCCGCCACCTCCATCAACGTTTCTAGTGTTCACAATGGCTCAGTCATCCTACTTCAAACGGCAAGATCATGGGTCGCAGCCCCGCGTTCCCCTAAGAGAAAGCTCATCCGTATATTGCTTGATGGAGGAAGCCAACGGACGTTCATCCGCAAGGATGTTTCAGCACAGCTACGATGCCCCACAGCAGGTCACGAACAGCTTGCTATCTTCGCAGTAGGACGCCGTGCAAATGCCGAAACCTTGTCTCGCCGGGTGCGAATGTCACTGACGCCACTTTTGGCCCACGACCATCTGGAAATAGAGGCCATTGAGTTCCAAGATATGTGTGTGGGAAACTTTCCAATTCCAGCAGCCGCCATCAGTGACCAACTCGTTGAATCTGGTATTCCCGTTGCGGACGATATTGCCTCTCGACTCGACATACCTGGCATCTCATTGCTAATAGGCTGCGATTACTACTGGCACGTCGTCACCGGCGAAGTGAAGAAATTGTGTGATGGTTTCGTGGCCGTAGAAACAATCTTCGGCTGGGTACTACAAGGTCCCCAACCAGGAGAGCTCAAACTTTCACGTCCACCCCCATTGGATACACATCTCCTACACGTTCAAGCTCAAGACGTAACTATAACCAAAGAACTACAAAAAATCTGGGACATTGAGCACCTCGGGATCAACGGGACGATAACTCCCCCCTGAGAACGGACGACAATACGATAGTGCAACGATTTTCCGAGTCTGCGCGGCTCAGTGACCATCGTTACACAGTCCGACTTCCTTGGAGAGGTGATGTGCAACTCCTAGGCGATAACAAGGAAGTAGCCCTGAAGCGTCTGGCTATCCTCACCCGCACTCTCCGAAGAGATAAAACACTTCTCCAAACGTATGACACGACTATCCGGCAGTATCTGGAACATCATCACGCAGAAAGGGTTACCGATACGTCAACTGATGCATCTCAGGCTTATTACATGCCCCACCACGCGGTCATACGCGAAGATCGTGAAACTACCAAAGTCCGAATTGTTTTCGACATAAGCTCCAAAGCACCCGGAGCACAATCATTGAATGACATCCTCGAACCCGGTCCTAATCTCAACCCCGACATGCTGAAGCTATTACTCACTTTTCGCTTACAGAGAATCGCAATCATAGCCGACATTGAGAAGGCTTCCCTTCAAATTCTTCTGGACGTTCAGGACCGAGACTTCCTTCGTTTCTTCTGGTATGAAACCACTCCGTCCGTAGAAGGTCAGTTGCCCCGACTCGAAATATGGCGCATGACACGCGTTCCCTTTGGCGCTACGAGTAGCACTTTCCTTTTAGCTGCCACTATACATCATCATCTGCAGCACCAGGTGGCTACTTATCCGTGGACGACAAGTCGACTGAAAGCACGGTTCTATGTTGATGATCTCGTCACTGGCGCCGAGGATACCCAGGAAGTCATGAAACTTTTCCGGGAAACTCTTCAGATCTTTGAAACTGCAAGCATGCCAGTCCGGAAATGGCTCACAAACAGTCCCACTCTTCAGCAAGAGTTTGAACGCTCAGGCTACACGCGAGTGTCAACTGTATCTGCTAAGGTGTTGGGCATCACTTGGCATACCGGTCGGGATGACCTGACATGCTCTCTCACTTCCATTTCGGAGTTCCTCAAGTCCAGTCAATGTACGAAGCGCCACGTCTTACGTAGTGTCTCCCGGCTTTTTGATCCCTTCGGGTTTTTGGCGCCGTTCACGATAACCCCCAAGATTCTCTTCCAAAGCCTCTGGGAAGAAAAAACACCATGGGACGCTACCCTCACGACTGCAAGTTCAATCGTATGGAACACCTGGTGCTCAGAGCTCAACCAACTTACGTCCTTTGCGCTCCCACGTATTCTCGACCCAGATAGCCCCGACCTTGTCTCAACTTTCTCGCTGCATGCCTTTTGCGATGCCAGCCCGCATGCGTATGGGGCGGTTGTTTACTTTCGCAACCCAAAGACTTGCCGTGTCACCTTCGCCGTTGCCAAATCGCGAGTGGCCCCTTTGAAACGTCAGAGCCTTCCCAGGCTAGAGCTAATGGCAGCTGTCCTTGCAGCCCGATTACTCAAGACCGTCACAGAGGCATTCTCAATCGTGCGCGACAACTGCAACGCCTGGACAGATTCTATGATTGCCCTTTCCTGGATTCGGACGGCACCTTCACGCCTAATACCTTTCGTAAGCCATCGTGTCTTAGATATTCAACGACACGTTCCCCCTCATCTGTGGAGACACTGTCCTGGATGAGAAAACCCTGCCGACCTCCTTACCCGTGGGGTATCTGCCACAACACTAACACAGAGCTCTCTATGGGTATCCGGCCCTCCCTGGCTCCAGCAGGCAACGACATTCTGGCCCCCAACACCAAACCCGGTTGAATCACCGCCAGATGCCATCGAGCTCAATGCACAGCTTGACGTAGATGTCTCCCTACTACTTGTTCCCGGACCTCCGACTGAGGCTGTGCTCTCTATAAACAACTTTAGTAGCTTTACCCGTCTACTCGCAGTAACGGAATGGATTTTTCGCTTTATTCAACGTGCTAGAAGATCAACTAATGCTGCTCCACAGCATGGCAACGCTCATCTGTCAGCCGACGGCTTGCACAGAGCCGAGCAATATTGGATCAAGACTGTACAGCAAGAGGTATTCGGACCAAATCCTGCCGTTCATGAAAATCTGCGAGACCTCTCAGTCTTCATCGATACCGAAGGTATCCTCCGGCTCACGACTCGGCTAGTTTTCAGTGGGCTGAATTCCTCCACGATCAACCCTATAATTCTTCCCGGCAAGCATTATTTCACGTGGCTTATGATCACGTACACCCACGTAAACCAGATGCACACCGGGGTTCAAGGCACCCTCGCTCAACTGCGTGAGAGGTTTTGGATCATACGTGGACGTCAAGCAGTCAAAAGAGTCATATATGCGTGTGTCGTCTGCCGCCGGTTCGGGAGTAAGGCCACACGCCAAGCCACGGCTTCGCTTCCTCCAGATCGTCTCTCCAGAACCGAACCCTTTCATGTCACGGGGCTTGACTTCGCAGGCCCGATCTACTATCGTACTGACCGCTCGAGCACCACTCCGAAGTCATATATCGTCCTATTTACGTGTGCTGTCACTCGCGCCGTCCATCTAGAATTGGCATCCTCAATGACCACAGACGATATTCTACAAGCCTTCAGACGCTTCATCGCTCGTAGGTCGATACCTGCCAAAGTGTACTCTGACAACATCCGGACATTCAAGCGGGCCTCCACGGACCTTGCCGAACTTGGCTGGCTCATCCATGCCGAACCCGTCCAGCGCTACTGCGCAGTTTACAATATCCAATGGGTATTCATCGCCGAGCGCGCAGCCTGGTGGGGCGGGTTCTGGGAACGGCTGGTGAGATCAGTCAAAGACGCCCTGCGCAAGACTTTAGGACGTAGCTCACTGACGTTCGAGCAGCTGACAACCATCCTCACTGAAATTGAGGCCACGATCAATTCGCGTCCATTGACATACCTCTCCGACGATCCCAGAGACCTTTCACCACTCTGTCCATCTCACTTTCTGGTTGGAAGGCGCCTGACTCTCCTACCTGAGCATCCTCAGACCAGCTGTACCACTGATGAAACCCGTTCCTCGCTTATCGAGAAGGCAGATCTCCGACGGGTGATGCTGGCGAGCTTTTGGCGCAGGTGGACCCGCGACTACATATGCGAGCTGCCTTCCGCTCATCGCTTCCAGTGCAGGGATATCGTACCCTACAAGGTGGGCGAGCTAGTGCTCCTGTCCTCCAAACCACAAGGAAGAGCAGTGTGGCCACTTGCACGTATCTCTGAGGTACAGCCAGGACGCGACGGAGTCATCCGAGCGTTCTGGGTAGTACTTCCCAACGGATCAGAAATACGTCGTCCCGTCCAGAACCTCCACAAGCTGGAGCTTTGACTGGAGCTGATACCTGCGGCCTCAATTATCTCAGCTTCTCATCTTCGCCCGGGGAGTGTAAGAAATTGGACGACGATAACGTGTGCCAGGTGTTCCTGGCACCTGCGCGCGTGTTCGATTTGTTTCTTCCTTTTATGACGGCCCACCATTTTCCACAGGTGTACTTCTTCTACAACAACTGGACAGAGTGCGAGCCTACGTTTCTTTGGGTAAACTCGTTCTCCTCGATTTAGAATGTGTGTGTCACGTGGTCACGTTCCTCCAACCGCCAGCAAGCAATCCGAAACTTTGGGCGCGAGCTTTGAACCGTTGACCGTTGGAGTGGCAGCAGCGGAAGGTGGAAGCTGGTGCGTTCGTGTGCGCTTTGTATCAACCTGTATTTTTCAAAGTAAGCAACCGTAGAAATATTATGAGTTATGGTGAAGGTGCCTGGGTGGGTGCGTGAACTGTTGTGCGATTTTATATTGCACAGATGTGATAGACACCAGTTCCGGATACATGGATATACGCCAAGCAAAAGCGCACTGGTAAGAATAAGAATACTCGTATCTCTGCGAAGGTAGTTAGTACGTGCAGAAACCGGAATTGCATTATTCACATTTGATCGATTATTTTCAGGTCCTTCGAGGTGCAGAGCACCGAAACTGCTTTCCCGGAAGCGGTGTGTACGTACAGAAATCCACATTGGCAAGCCAAAGAACCTGGCAAATATATAAAGACCGCCTGAAAGCCAAGCTTCATTATACTGGAAAGCAAGTCATAAAGCATGCCTCCTCCAGAAGAGGCTCGTTACGAAGAAACTCTGTGATGTGTTTGTTAACTATGTAATTATACTTTTTTGCAACGCCTGCGTAGCGATTTCGAGAAAAGTAGTTACATCATATTTGCATATCTATGAATAAGCTTGATGAATACAGTGTTTCCGTTCCAATATCTGTGTTTGTCACTTTCTGACGTCCGCCTCGTAAACCAGTAGAACCATTAATGAAAGGCACAGAACCGCAGCTCCGGAGAGGCCGTAGAGCGCtccgccatgttggataagCATGAAAAACAGCGTCCTCGGACGAATGCGGTACCCACCGCCTTATCCAAAATCATAGcgaatgcgcatgcgcagaattgGTCTTGCAACCACTGGGGTCGTATTTGGCGCTGCTGCTGCCCGAAAAAACGTCCCCATTGCGATCAATGGGAGTGCCCCATCCCTGGCTTTCCCATTGATACCGGCCTGCCGCCGTGTTGCGGGCGCACGCCACGCGTGGTGAGCAGTGAGCAGTGAGCAGTGAGCCACGTGGTGAGCAATGAGTCCCTGGAGGGGCGCATTTGCCTTTGCTCCTTGGATAAGTGATATGCAGATCTCGCAAGAAATGTTCTCGATTGCCGCACGGGCGATGTAGCCACCAACCATTGCGATGCttgcacacacagaaaaaaaaaggtgtaaaattcTACCTTTCTGGGTGTAAAGGCGTTGATACAGATTTCCTACCTTTTTTGGTAGAATTGGATGGGGTAGAACCATTCTACCCCTCCATTTCTATCCTCTTAGGAAGAACAGTTGTACCTTTATGGGGGTAGTTATTTCTACCCCCATTGGTAGAACTGTTCTGCCCCCCATGTGAATTGCTCTATCTTGCCAGAGAAGAATAGTTCTACCTGTTGGGAAGAAATATTCTCCCAGAGGAGGTGGAATGCACCTCTCAGGGACATTGATTCTACCACATGGGGCTGTTATTTCTACTCTGTCGGGTGAACATTTCTGCCATC from Ornithodoros turicata isolate Travis chromosome 4, ASM3712646v1, whole genome shotgun sequence encodes the following:
- the LOC135392309 gene encoding uncharacterized protein LOC135392309; amino-acid sequence: MDSEIAVLVDDQEIDAEAQGCDQYLETIAQATFSANRHLSQCVVQLPSSAHDRPSISNGTVAPRPPATGPRVPKLRIDSFAGELSAWQSFWDQFNSGVHENSSLSAIAKFQYLRSLVKGKAELAIKGLDLTADNYPAAISILNQQFGNRDRLITEHMGQLLELPHVRSSDDVTKLRCLHDTVRVRMRNLNSLQVPESAYSIVLMTALLQKLPPDMELEYYRHHAQQLSGTVARHVATESREVPPVADTGTLDSLISFLQREIEHRERMVPRKREATSHQADSLSFCPTPKIASAAALNTIADSTIRERKPFPCLLCGSNDHSVANCVITTTPERKLVKLRQAGCCFKCGKPRHLAKDCRTAKRLSCSNCTGKHLTSLCCKNVQATHASSVDYAISSDQHDLPPPPLGNSLHDGAATSINVSSVHNGSVILLQTARSWVAAPRSPKRKLIRILLDGGSQRTFIRKDVSAQLRCPTAGHEQLAIFAVGRRANAETLSRRVRMSLTPLLAHDHLEIEAIEFQDMCVGNFPIPAAAISDQLVESGIPVADDIASRLDIPGISLLIGCDYYWHVVTGEVKKLCDGFVAVETIFGWVLQGPQPGELKLSRPPPLDTHLLHVQAQDVTITKELQKIWDIEHLGINGTITPP
- the LOC135392310 gene encoding uncharacterized protein LOC135392310, encoding MPHHAVIREDRETTKVRIVFDISSKAPGAQSLNDILEPGPNLNPDMLKLLLTFRLQRIAIIADIEKASLQILLDVQDRDFLRFFWYETTPSVEGQLPRLEIWRMTRVPFGATSSTFLLAATIHHHLQHQVATYPWTTSRLKARFYVDDLVTGAEDTQEVMKLFRETLQIFETASMPVRKWLTNSPTLQQEFERSGYTRVSTVSAKVLGITWHTGRDDLTCSLTSISEFLKSSQCTKRHVLRSVSRLFDPFGFLAPFTITPKILFQSLWEEKTPWDATLTTASSIVWNTWCSELNQLTSFALPRILDPDSPDLVSTFSLHAFCDASPHAYGAVVYFRNPKTCRVTFAVAKSRVAPLKRQSLPRLELMAAVLAARLLKTVTEAFSIVRDNCNAWTDSMIALSWIRTAPSRLIPFSSLWVSGPPWLQQATTFWPPTPNPVESPPDAIELNAQLDVDVSLLLVPGPPTEAVLSINNFSSFTRLLAVTEWIFRFIQRARRSTNAAPQHGNAHLSADGLHRAEQYWIKTVQQEVFGPNPAVHENLRDLSVFIDTEGILRLTTRLVFSGLNSSTINPIILPGKHYFTWLMITYTHVNQMHTGVQGTLAQLRERFWIIRGRQAVKRVIYACVVCRRFGSKATRQATASLPPDRLSRTEPFHVTGLDFAGPIYYRTDRSSTTPKSYIVLFTCAVTRAVHLELASSMTTDDILQAFRRFIARRSIPAKVYSDNIRTFKRASTDLAELGWLIHAEPVQRYCAVYNIQWVFIAERAAWWGGFWERLVRSVKDALRKTLGRSSLTFEQLTTILTEIEATINSRPLTYLSDDPRDLSPLCPSHFLVGRRLTLLPEHPQTSCTTDETRSSLIEKADLRRVMLASFWRRWTRDYICELPSAHRFQCRDIVPYKVGELVLLSSKPQGRAVWPLARISEVQPGRDGVIRAFWVVLPNGSEIRRPVQNLHKLEL